Proteins encoded within one genomic window of Christensenellaceae bacterium:
- the spoVG gene encoding septation regulator SpoVG, whose translation MKISDVRVRVVKKDDSKLKAVASITIDECFVVHDIKVIEGSQGYFIAMPSRKTPDGEYKDIVHPLNTETREEIRTAILNEFEVALKNADNE comes from the coding sequence TTGAAAATTTCTGATGTGCGTGTAAGAGTAGTGAAAAAAGATGACAGCAAGCTTAAGGCAGTTGCATCTATCACTATTGACGAATGCTTTGTAGTTCATGACATTAAAGTCATCGAAGGAAGCCAGGGGTACTTTATTGCTATGCCTAGCAGAAAGACTCCGGACGGCGAATACAAAGACATTGTTCACCCGCTGAACACTGAGACAAGAGAAGAAATTAGAACTGCAATTCTAAATGAATTTGAAGTTGCTCTTAAAAATGCGGACAACGAATAA
- a CDS encoding class I SAM-dependent methyltransferase: MKKVENKNYESVIPTATTTLYPLMFTDIPFARETFEFLQSKQKVEYLPDKILAVELEARHKLIDKLLIKENITQVLELASGFSSRGIEFCKNEKAKYIEIDLPQVITLRKECFKNFLPENLKILNGNALNNYNFCEKYFAKNQKVAIIHQGLLRYLTFEEKAIIAENVKNILQKFGGVWITCDFTPAKFIQSQNQNLKGLNEGLSALTDRNNLPRFKNLEHVKEWLGERGFYVEVHEFAEAEPLLTSPQILNITKQKTKKLLEHAIVCVIRLK; the protein is encoded by the coding sequence ATGAAAAAAGTAGAAAATAAAAATTATGAAAGTGTAATTCCGACGGCAACAACCACACTGTATCCCTTAATGTTTACGGATATTCCTTTTGCCAGGGAGACTTTTGAATTTTTACAAAGCAAACAAAAAGTGGAATATTTGCCGGATAAAATCTTGGCAGTTGAGTTGGAGGCCAGACATAAGTTGATTGACAAATTGCTTATCAAGGAAAACATAACTCAGGTGCTTGAACTTGCCAGCGGTTTTTCATCGCGCGGAATTGAATTTTGCAAGAATGAAAAAGCAAAATATATTGAGATTGATTTGCCACAGGTTATAACACTTAGAAAAGAATGTTTTAAAAACTTTTTGCCTGAAAATTTAAAAATATTGAATGGTAATGCTTTAAATAATTATAATTTTTGTGAAAAATATTTTGCTAAAAATCAAAAAGTCGCCATAATACATCAGGGGCTCTTGAGATATCTCACATTTGAAGAAAAGGCCATTATTGCTGAAAATGTTAAGAATATTCTACAAAAGTTTGGGGGAGTTTGGATAACTTGTGATTTTACGCCTGCAAAGTTTATTCAAAGCCAGAACCAAAACTTAAAAGGGCTTAACGAGGGATTGAGTGCGCTGACCGATAGAAACAATCTGCCGCGCTTTAAGAACTTGGAGCACGTGAAGGAATGGCTTGGTGAGAGGGGTTTTTATGTTGAGGTTCATGAATTTGCCGAAGCTGAGCCGCTTTTGACTTCACCTCAAATTTTAAATATTACAAAACAAAAGACAAAAAAATTATTAGAGCACGCAATAGTGTGTGTGATTAGATTAAAATAG
- the murC gene encoding UDP-N-acetylmuramate--L-alanine ligase → MIAKDKKNKVLFFVGIGGVSMSALAGLAMREGCAVFGSDITRNQFCAELEKLGVRIFYGHSKNNLKVNPDMVIYSAAIKEDNIELKTARESGILTIARSRFLGEISKNYQKVIAVSGMHGKTTTTAMIAAILMKFDTPTVHIGGDFGALGGNLKIGDKQYFVTEACEYADSFLALYPTHAVITNIEKEHMDYFRSLSHIKKSFSTFANKAGVCYINHKYSDLIISGNKKTFGIDCGDLMARNVKQNQGRYSFGVFKGNQNLGQIHLRCAGRYNVLNALAASFVCLDLGVPMSIISKALFEFENVKRRFEKVGEAVGNIIIHDYAHHPTEIKNAIKTTKETYNLPIICVFQPHTYSRTKTLFKSFLKCFDEVQDLYIIDTYSAREQYDYEGSAEKLCLSLKRTVNCYKIYGPFIMDKFDSKKILKKYSGCVVLFLGAGDIETLAHEAADK, encoded by the coding sequence ATGATAGCAAAGGATAAAAAAAATAAAGTACTGTTTTTTGTCGGCATCGGCGGGGTGAGTATGAGTGCTCTGGCGGGGCTTGCGATGCGTGAGGGCTGCGCGGTTTTTGGCAGCGACATAACAAGAAATCAATTTTGCGCTGAGCTTGAAAAGCTTGGTGTCAGAATATTTTATGGGCACAGCAAAAATAATTTGAAAGTCAACCCAGATATGGTGATTTATAGTGCCGCCATAAAAGAAGATAATATAGAGCTAAAAACCGCCAGAGAGAGTGGTATTCTCACGATTGCACGCTCACGGTTTTTGGGGGAGATTTCAAAAAATTATCAGAAAGTGATTGCTGTCAGCGGCATGCACGGCAAAACCACAACCACCGCTATGATAGCGGCAATTTTAATGAAGTTTGACACTCCGACGGTACATATCGGAGGGGATTTCGGAGCTCTGGGCGGAAACCTCAAAATAGGCGACAAACAATATTTTGTTACCGAAGCGTGCGAATATGCTGACAGTTTTTTGGCTTTGTACCCTACACATGCGGTGATTACCAATATTGAAAAAGAGCATATGGATTACTTCAGGTCGTTATCCCACATAAAAAAATCCTTCAGTACATTTGCAAATAAGGCAGGGGTTTGTTATATTAATCACAAATATTCAGATTTGATTATATCCGGCAACAAAAAAACCTTTGGTATAGACTGCGGTGACTTAATGGCAAGGAATGTAAAACAAAACCAAGGGCGCTATAGTTTTGGTGTTTTTAAAGGCAACCAAAATCTTGGGCAAATACATTTGAGGTGTGCCGGCAGGTATAATGTGCTGAACGCTCTTGCGGCAAGCTTTGTGTGTTTGGATTTGGGTGTGCCGATGAGCATAATTTCAAAAGCACTGTTTGAGTTTGAAAACGTTAAACGCCGATTTGAGAAAGTGGGTGAGGCCGTGGGAAATATAATTATCCATGATTATGCCCATCACCCCACGGAGATAAAAAACGCAATAAAGACAACCAAAGAAACATATAATTTGCCCATCATATGCGTGTTTCAGCCGCATACCTACAGCCGCACCAAAACATTGTTTAAGAGTTTTTTAAAATGCTTTGATGAGGTTCAGGATTTATATATTATAGATACATATTCCGCACGCGAGCAATATGATTATGAGGGCAGTGCCGAAAAACTGTGTCTTTCACTGAAACGAACTGTAAATTGTTATAAAATTTACGGCCCGTTTATTATGGATAAATTTGACAGTAAAAAAATATTGAAAAAATATAGCGGCTGCGTAGTTTTGTTTTTGGGTGCAGGGGATATTGAAACTCTGGCACATGAGGCGGCGGATAAATAA
- a CDS encoding TRAFs-binding domain-containing protein: MGEYYFSGVGFYDLQESRKKNQEYALRQQEFNKQAGRIKSFENKKDRTAFLKQQFLEKDEFINTATNSQLMRIFVAFRDLGNFDEMVAFYDKCTNETFKNSLMVNELLMVGYNKSGVPAPDKTIELANKLIKENRVSGDVYGALGKAYKIKSNQAASQQESIMYLQKSADAYEAGFAKFAEFYPGINA, encoded by the coding sequence ATGGGTGAATACTATTTTTCGGGGGTGGGCTTTTATGACCTGCAGGAGAGCAGAAAGAAAAATCAGGAGTATGCTTTAAGACAGCAGGAGTTTAATAAGCAGGCAGGCCGCATAAAGTCATTTGAAAACAAAAAAGACAGGACGGCTTTTTTGAAGCAGCAATTTTTAGAGAAAGATGAGTTTATTAATACTGCCACTAACAGTCAGTTGATGCGGATATTTGTCGCTTTCAGGGATTTGGGCAACTTTGATGAAATGGTTGCTTTTTATGACAAATGCACCAATGAGACTTTTAAAAACTCGCTTATGGTAAACGAACTGCTGATGGTGGGATATAATAAATCCGGGGTTCCCGCACCTGACAAAACTATTGAACTTGCAAACAAATTGATTAAAGAAAACCGCGTGAGCGGGGATGTTTACGGGGCTTTGGGAAAAGCCTATAAAATCAAGTCTAATCAGGCAGCCTCTCAGCAAGAGAGTATTATGTATCTGCAAAAATCGGCTGACGCATATGAAGCGGGCTTTGCTAAGTTTGCTGAGTTTTATCCGGGTATTAATGCATAA
- the rpmE gene encoding 50S ribosomal protein L31, with product MKKDLHPDYHEVEVICACGEKFKTRSTKAGEVIKVEICNKCHPFYTGKQKIVDTSGRVEKFQKKYKM from the coding sequence ATGAAAAAAGATTTACATCCGGATTATCATGAAGTTGAAGTTATCTGCGCTTGCGGCGAAAAATTTAAAACCCGTTCAACCAAAGCGGGAGAAGTTATAAAGGTGGAAATTTGCAACAAATGCCACCCGTTTTATACCGGCAAACAAAAGATAGTCGACACCAGCGGCCGTGTAGAAAAGTTCCAGAAAAAATACAAAATGTAA
- a CDS encoding AbrB/MazE/SpoVT family DNA-binding domain-containing protein — protein MKKVSGIVRKLDELGRIVVPKEIRRTLNLREGSDIEIILSDEELILRKFSRIFNIKSQGEQILESLYEIVQCPCIMTDNERVILAKGAGKKDMLEQKLTKEFCDITVAGEYKDIQIISGRNIDGFVAPVFSQGFWCGSIAVLGDVGGKAEVINFAANYLSGLLV, from the coding sequence ATGAAAAAAGTGTCAGGAATTGTCCGCAAGCTTGACGAGCTGGGGCGAATAGTTGTACCAAAAGAAATAAGGCGCACGCTTAACCTTAGGGAGGGGAGCGATATTGAAATCATTCTGTCTGATGAGGAACTGATTTTGCGCAAGTTTTCAAGAATTTTTAATATCAAAAGCCAAGGCGAGCAAATTTTGGAAAGTCTTTATGAAATTGTGCAGTGTCCATGTATTATGACGGATAACGAAAGAGTAATTCTCGCCAAGGGTGCCGGTAAAAAAGACATGCTCGAACAAAAACTCACCAAAGAATTTTGTGACATAACAGTTGCCGGAGAGTATAAGGATATACAAATTATTTCCGGCAGAAATATAGACGGATTTGTCGCTCCTGTTTTTTCGCAGGGGTTTTGGTGCGGTAGCATCGCTGTGCTGGGGGATGTTGGGGGCAAGGCTGAAGTAATCAATTTTGCTGCAAATTATCTGTCTGGGCTTTTGGTGTAG
- a CDS encoding polysaccharide biosynthesis protein has product MKKQSFVLGALILSVSGVICKILGAFYKIPLTNILGTGGIGIYYMVFPVFALILSLTSTSMPAAISRLISREIAVGNPSGARRIFRGALLMLMILSGAFALVLMLLSGVLSRLQGAPDIASGYLVVAPAIFVVGVLSAIRGWFQGHMDMVPTGVSQIIEQIFKLFLGLFLAVKLMPQGLIYGAVGALLGITLSEVFALLYIIIHYLFTKENIPVSRSDKAPIRETIREVFLASVPFVLGSSIFPLSLMLDSFLIVNLLERIGLSNSLAVSLLGINSGIISTMISLPTIISLSLSFAIIPTLARNKTQEDSTKKVSLAIKLNLFLLFPCALVYLFFAPQILGLLFGAVEGLNIAAVLLQVSAVSVLFLGFLQLVTAILQGMGKPYVPVISLGIAIVVKIILEVILLGIPGVNILGAVISNMACFFVGLVINLIYLRKLVRFRVGGLTPMVLSSLGLLSACFLGLRLFDFLGGTGLVLSFLLGATVFVGLVILGGTFSKQELGFLIKKKQNITQSSDGVELPPE; this is encoded by the coding sequence ATGAAGAAGCAATCGTTTGTGCTGGGAGCGCTTATCTTAAGTGTGAGCGGAGTTATCTGCAAAATTTTGGGCGCTTTTTATAAAATTCCGCTTACCAACATTTTGGGAACCGGCGGGATAGGCATCTATTATATGGTTTTTCCTGTTTTTGCGCTTATTCTGAGTCTTACTTCAACCAGCATGCCCGCTGCAATTTCAAGACTTATAAGCCGCGAAATTGCTGTTGGCAATCCTTCAGGGGCGCGGCGTATTTTTAGGGGCGCACTGCTTATGCTCATGATTTTGAGCGGAGCATTTGCTTTGGTTTTGATGCTTCTTTCAGGTGTTTTATCTAGGCTTCAAGGTGCTCCGGATATTGCCTCAGGATATCTTGTTGTGGCCCCTGCAATATTTGTTGTGGGGGTGCTTTCGGCAATAAGAGGCTGGTTTCAGGGCCATATGGATATGGTACCAACGGGCGTTTCGCAAATTATTGAACAAATCTTTAAACTGTTTCTGGGTTTATTTCTTGCCGTAAAGCTTATGCCCCAAGGCTTAATTTACGGTGCCGTAGGAGCACTGCTAGGCATTACGCTCAGCGAGGTTTTTGCGCTGCTTTATATAATAATCCATTATTTGTTCACTAAAGAAAATATACCTGTGTCACGCTCTGATAAAGCTCCGATAAGAGAGACTATAAGAGAGGTTTTTCTGGCGTCAGTTCCGTTTGTGCTGGGCTCGTCCATCTTTCCGCTGTCGCTTATGCTGGATAGTTTTTTGATAGTTAATCTTCTTGAACGCATCGGACTTTCAAACAGTTTGGCGGTGAGTCTGCTTGGCATAAACAGCGGAATTATCAGCACCATGATATCTTTGCCTACTATCATTTCGCTCTCGCTATCGTTTGCTATCATTCCGACTCTTGCGCGCAACAAAACCCAAGAGGATAGCACTAAAAAAGTTTCGCTTGCAATTAAGCTTAATTTGTTTTTACTTTTTCCGTGTGCACTTGTATATTTATTTTTTGCTCCTCAAATTTTGGGGCTACTGTTTGGCGCGGTTGAAGGGCTGAATATAGCTGCCGTACTTTTGCAGGTGTCGGCGGTAAGCGTGCTGTTTCTGGGTTTTTTGCAGCTTGTCACGGCAATCCTTCAGGGTATGGGAAAACCCTATGTGCCCGTCATAAGTTTGGGTATTGCAATCGTGGTTAAGATTATTTTGGAGGTGATTTTGCTGGGCATACCCGGAGTCAATATTCTGGGTGCAGTGATTTCTAATATGGCGTGCTTCTTTGTGGGGCTTGTGATAAATCTAATATATTTAAGAAAGCTCGTAAGGTTTAGGGTAGGGGGTCTGACTCCAATGGTGCTTTCAAGCCTTGGGCTTTTGAGTGCATGCTTTTTAGGCCTGCGGCTGTTTGACTTTTTGGGCGGCACCGGTTTAGTTTTGTCGTTTTTACTTGGTGCGACAGTTTTTGTGGGCCTTGTAATTTTGGGCGGAACTTTCAGCAAGCAGGAGTTGGGTTTTTTAATAAAGAAAAAACAGAATATCACTCAGAGTTCGGATGGAGTAGAGCTGCCGCCGGAATGA
- a CDS encoding HU family DNA-binding protein — protein MNKKELVKSASAKSKLTQKETLNCLNAITEIIYDTLKRGEAVRLLGFGKFEVRGRAERVSVNPVTKQKMIIPHKLVPSFKTGKAFKSAIR, from the coding sequence ATGAACAAAAAAGAATTGGTAAAATCGGCCAGCGCCAAATCGAAGCTTACTCAAAAAGAAACGCTTAATTGTCTCAATGCCATAACTGAGATTATTTATGATACGCTGAAACGCGGCGAGGCGGTAAGGCTTTTAGGGTTTGGTAAGTTTGAGGTAAGAGGCCGTGCTGAGCGGGTGAGCGTCAATCCGGTCACCAAACAGAAGATGATAATCCCTCACAAGCTTGTTCCGTCGTTTAAAACAGGCAAGGCCTTTAAAAGCGCAATAAGATAA
- a CDS encoding Na/Pi symporter gives MEIFFGIVTFLVGLGVMLFGVKMTSEALERTTGSKFRNVITKATRNPFGAAGIGLGFTTILQSSTASMGLFAALCNAGVITLIQAVGIVFGVNVGAAVVHGLIVIGSLKVLKVLSLVIIVGMFVLLFSKSIKVKNFARLFVFIGLLFLGITIMSDGMGMLNDLHLFDGFANFISHPILIFLTFTVLTCLLQTSLGAFAVLISFLTAGIISVDLALWGAIGLNIGTALSSMLVTLGGTLTAKRMGMVHVLFNVVGAVVFSIMLACVPLLGTYMEQWVGSAMFAVLLFDIIFNIVIALTLIPLRKHVTNLAAAVFKEKQRRHHQSALPAVAEITAATAVPVMLNSLIDIYTKLSGHFFKSVECAFSDDEEEKKFIEDDVAKINSYTFEIEKTIMNVSSGVSEGDQAKLSKILDIVHKNRTIIRKIQKIIFFSLRAENHKKHFTRAQEKSIKEMTDKVLLISVASLTALRMFDSTAEFDRNALMVRVLELDSDVDKIKAQTREAATAALKNKTENAENFTIHNSMINAIDDISETFATIAMIAS, from the coding sequence ATGGAAATATTTTTTGGGATAGTAACTTTTTTGGTGGGGCTCGGAGTTATGCTGTTTGGCGTAAAAATGACCAGCGAGGCCCTGGAGCGCACCACCGGAAGCAAGTTTAGAAATGTAATAACAAAAGCCACAAGAAATCCTTTTGGTGCGGCCGGTATTGGATTGGGTTTTACCACCATTCTTCAGAGTTCTACTGCCTCTATGGGGCTGTTTGCGGCGCTTTGCAACGCAGGCGTAATAACTCTTATTCAGGCTGTCGGAATTGTGTTTGGCGTCAATGTGGGTGCAGCCGTTGTGCACGGACTTATTGTTATAGGGTCATTAAAAGTTTTGAAGGTTTTAAGCCTTGTTATAATTGTAGGAATGTTTGTGCTTTTATTTTCAAAGTCTATCAAGGTTAAAAACTTTGCTAGGCTGTTTGTCTTTATAGGATTGTTGTTTTTGGGTATTACCATAATGTCTGACGGTATGGGCATGCTTAATGATTTGCACTTGTTTGACGGATTTGCTAATTTTATCAGCCATCCTATACTAATATTTCTAACATTTACAGTTCTTACCTGCCTGCTTCAAACCTCGCTTGGAGCCTTTGCTGTGCTCATAAGCTTTTTGACAGCGGGCATTATATCGGTTGATTTGGCACTTTGGGGTGCAATCGGTCTTAACATAGGTACTGCTTTGTCATCAATGCTGGTAACGCTGGGCGGAACACTTACTGCAAAGAGAATGGGTATGGTGCATGTGCTGTTTAATGTTGTAGGCGCTGTAGTCTTTAGCATAATGCTTGCGTGCGTGCCGCTTTTGGGGACATATATGGAGCAGTGGGTAGGTTCGGCTATGTTTGCGGTGTTGCTGTTTGATATAATATTTAATATTGTTATAGCCCTTACGCTTATTCCTTTAAGAAAACATGTTACAAATTTGGCAGCGGCTGTGTTTAAGGAGAAGCAGAGAAGGCATCATCAAAGTGCACTTCCTGCTGTTGCCGAAATTACTGCAGCAACGGCGGTGCCGGTTATGCTAAATAGCCTGATAGATATCTATACCAAACTCAGCGGGCACTTCTTTAAGAGTGTGGAGTGTGCCTTCAGCGATGATGAAGAAGAAAAGAAGTTTATTGAAGATGATGTTGCAAAAATAAACAGTTACACCTTTGAAATAGAAAAGACAATAATGAATGTGTCCTCCGGCGTAAGTGAAGGGGATCAGGCCAAACTTTCAAAGATTTTAGATATTGTTCATAAAAACCGAACCATTATCAGAAAGATACAAAAGATAATATTTTTTAGCCTTAGAGCAGAAAATCATAAAAAACATTTTACACGGGCGCAAGAAAAGAGTATAAAAGAAATGACCGACAAAGTGCTTCTTATAAGTGTAGCTTCGCTTACGGCTCTGCGTATGTTTGACAGCACGGCCGAATTTGACCGAAATGCTTTGATGGTAAGGGTGCTGGAGCTTGACAGCGATGTTGATAAAATTAAGGCGCAGACCAGAGAGGCGGCAACAGCTGCTCTTAAAAATAAAACTGAGAACGCCGAAAACTTTACTATACACAACAGCATGATAAACGCTATAGATGACATCAGTGAAACGTTTGCGACAATTGCTATGATAGCGTCTTAA
- a CDS encoding phosphoglycerate kinase has product MKTTIKDINVKGKTILLRVDFNVPQDEKGQIIDDNRIMESLATINYLTEQGAKVIACSHLGRPNGIDPKLTLRPVAERLSQLIKAPVVFATDTVGKDAKEKAKALKSGEVLLLENLRFNPGEDKNDPKFAKELSLLADIYVNDAFGTAHREHASTYGVANLLPNAVGFLMGKEIKVINSILSEPKRPFVAILGGSKIKDKIQVIENLLRVVDTLIIGGGMAYTFIKAQGGSIGKSLLDGTNIDFAKRMLDEAKKKGVKVLLPYDTIAAKEFSNSAKRKKFLTAAIPDDYQGLDIGPKTTKMFIKEIKGAGTIIWNGPVGVYEFSNFANGTLKVAKAVSKCNGFTFIGGGDSAAAVIRLGYAKRIDHISTGGGASLMMLEGKTLPGVDVIRDVEDMIVPKKAAKKAPAKAAAKKAK; this is encoded by the coding sequence ATGAAAACAACCATAAAAGATATCAATGTAAAAGGTAAGACAATACTTTTAAGAGTGGACTTTAATGTTCCGCAGGACGAAAAAGGACAGATTATTGACGACAACCGCATAATGGAGAGTCTTGCTACAATAAACTATCTGACCGAACAGGGGGCAAAGGTTATTGCCTGCTCGCATCTCGGGCGCCCCAACGGAATTGACCCCAAGCTTACGCTCAGACCTGTGGCCGAGAGATTATCTCAGTTGATTAAGGCACCTGTAGTTTTTGCAACCGACACAGTTGGCAAGGATGCTAAAGAAAAGGCCAAGGCCTTAAAAAGCGGCGAAGTATTGTTGCTTGAAAACCTGAGGTTTAACCCGGGCGAAGACAAAAATGACCCCAAGTTTGCCAAGGAATTGTCGCTGCTTGCTGACATTTATGTAAACGACGCATTCGGAACAGCACACAGAGAGCATGCCTCAACCTATGGTGTAGCAAATCTTCTGCCAAACGCTGTAGGCTTTTTGATGGGCAAAGAAATAAAAGTAATCAACAGTATTCTGAGTGAACCCAAACGCCCCTTTGTAGCTATTTTGGGTGGGTCTAAAATAAAGGATAAAATTCAGGTTATTGAAAATCTTTTGAGAGTGGTCGACACACTTATTATTGGCGGAGGAATGGCTTATACTTTTATTAAGGCTCAGGGCGGCAGCATCGGAAAGTCGCTTTTAGACGGAACTAATATTGATTTTGCAAAACGTATGCTTGATGAAGCAAAGAAGAAAGGCGTAAAGGTACTTCTGCCATATGACACTATTGCAGCAAAAGAATTCAGCAACTCAGCTAAGCGCAAAAAGTTTTTGACAGCTGCTATACCTGACGACTATCAAGGGCTGGATATCGGACCTAAAACAACAAAAATGTTTATTAAAGAAATTAAGGGCGCTGGAACCATTATATGGAACGGACCCGTTGGGGTTTATGAATTTAGCAACTTTGCAAATGGTACTTTAAAAGTGGCCAAAGCTGTAAGCAAATGCAATGGGTTTACCTTTATTGGTGGCGGCGACAGTGCTGCGGCTGTTATAAGGCTCGGGTATGCTAAGCGCATAGACCATATTTCAACAGGCGGCGGAGCAAGTCTTATGATGCTTGAGGGAAAGACCCTTCCGGGCGTGGACGTTATCAGAGACGTTGAGGACATGATCGTTCCTAAGAAGGCTGCCAAGAAAGCTCCGGCAAAAGCCGCAGCTAAGAAAGCAAAATAA
- the gpmI gene encoding 2,3-bisphosphoglycerate-independent phosphoglycerate mutase translates to MRTDFCVLLILDGFGENPRKKGNAVKEAGTPFLDYYKSKYPYTSISASEEPVGLVKGQMGDSEVGHMNIGAGRVVYQNLLKLNLEIDSGIFFKNPEIIKTMEHVKKNNSALHLMGLISDGGVHSHYKHLLAYLDMAKKMGLKKVFVHAVTDGRDTYYKSTEKYLLLVDAHMKKIGLGKFASVCGRFFAMDREHNYDRTKKFYDMVIFGKATPVVSIYDGIKQNYKAGITDEFIEPCIVDDGGGAHTFKDNDAFILVNFRKDRPIQFLESLTDTKFKEFETKRLKNFRVQTTTEISAKFKNIAVAYADVVPQNTLSEVISKNGFSQLKIAETTKYAHVTYYLNGTIEKPYKGEDRKLFESDKIPNFAVQPKMQAQKISQFAISSIKSHKYKLITINIANGDMIGHTGDYKAALEAVKEVDLRLNEIAEAALEEGGTCIITADHGNIEEMFTRDGKVSTQHSIFKVPFVVIDDGLIGLKLKEGGKLGDIAPTILKILKIKQPKEMTGISLL, encoded by the coding sequence ATGCGGACTGATTTTTGTGTTCTTTTAATATTGGACGGATTTGGAGAAAATCCGCGAAAAAAGGGTAACGCCGTAAAAGAGGCGGGTACTCCCTTTTTGGATTATTATAAATCAAAATATCCTTATACTTCAATTTCTGCCAGCGAAGAACCCGTAGGTTTGGTTAAAGGTCAGATGGGTGACAGTGAAGTGGGGCATATGAACATAGGGGCAGGCAGAGTGGTATATCAGAACTTGCTTAAACTTAATCTTGAAATTGACAGCGGAATTTTTTTTAAGAACCCCGAAATCATAAAGACCATGGAGCATGTGAAAAAGAATAATTCAGCGCTCCATTTAATGGGTCTTATTAGCGACGGCGGCGTGCACAGTCATTATAAGCATCTTTTGGCTTATCTTGACATGGCAAAAAAGATGGGGCTGAAAAAGGTGTTTGTTCACGCTGTAACCGACGGACGGGACACCTATTATAAGAGCACCGAAAAATATTTGCTTTTGGTTGATGCACATATGAAAAAGATAGGTTTGGGTAAGTTTGCTTCTGTGTGCGGCAGATTTTTTGCCATGGACAGGGAGCACAACTATGACAGAACTAAAAAGTTTTATGATATGGTAATTTTTGGTAAGGCTACTCCTGTTGTCAGCATATATGACGGCATAAAACAAAATTATAAAGCAGGCATAACCGATGAATTTATAGAGCCGTGTATTGTTGATGACGGCGGCGGAGCTCACACTTTTAAAGACAACGATGCGTTTATTTTGGTAAACTTCAGAAAAGACAGACCGATTCAGTTTTTGGAAAGCCTAACCGACACCAAGTTTAAGGAATTTGAAACAAAGAGGCTTAAGAATTTCAGAGTGCAAACAACCACGGAAATTAGCGCAAAATTTAAAAACATTGCTGTAGCTTATGCAGATGTTGTACCTCAAAATACACTGAGCGAAGTGATAAGCAAAAACGGATTTTCTCAGCTAAAAATTGCCGAGACTACCAAATATGCCCATGTGACATATTATCTTAACGGAACGATAGAAAAACCATATAAAGGTGAGGATAGAAAGCTGTTTGAGAGTGATAAAATTCCAAACTTTGCCGTGCAACCCAAAATGCAGGCACAAAAAATTTCACAGTTTGCCATATCCTCCATAAAGAGCCATAAGTATAAATTGATTACCATTAATATTGCAAACGGAGACATGATTGGGCATACGGGCGATTATAAGGCTGCGCTTGAAGCGGTTAAGGAAGTTGACCTTAGGCTTAATGAAATTGCTGAAGCTGCTCTTGAAGAAGGGGGTACCTGCATTATAACCGCCGATCATGGAAACATTGAAGAGATGTTTACCCGTGACGGAAAGGTATCCACTCAGCATAGTATATTTAAGGTTCCGTTTGTTGTGATAGATGATGGTTTAATAGGGCTTAAGCTTAAAGAGGGCGGCAAGCTGGGTGACATTGCTCCAACGATTTTAAAGATATTAAAAATTAAGCAGCCCAAGGAAATGACAGGTATTAGTTTACTGTGA